One window of the Candidatus Eremiobacteraceae bacterium genome contains the following:
- a CDS encoding valine--tRNA ligase encodes MTRTSEPMLEKYDPQAIESAWYRRWEEAGLFHVEPDTSKPPFVIAMPPPNVTGRAHMGHGSTYTPMDILTRYHTMRGYNAVWLPGQDHAAIATQNVLERELAKQGMTRFDLGRERFVEYFWRWRVEYGNILYQQFRALGFGPDWQRDRFTLDEGLSRAVVRVFISLYEEGLIYRGTRLVNWCPRCGSTLSDSEVEHEDRPGTLYRVRYAGADGGDGIVIATTRPETIFADVAVAVHPDDDRYKHLIGTTVTRPLSPGPIPVIADPAVEPGFGTGALKITPAHDQTDYEIGERHRLGSPSVIGTDGRLAGPVEPEFAGMDRFEARELAVERLRERGVLVGLDPHETSVGLCYRCDTPIEPLLSLQWFLRMQSLAAAALEASRSGRVRFPQERFGRSYIEWLEKIRDWNISRQLWIGHRLPVWYCSEDHANVGETAPPKCTTCGRLELRQDDDTLDTWFSSALWPFSILGWPDKTKELAAWYPTQVLLTAREILFLWVARMVMMGLHFLGREPFATVFVTPLIMDEQGRKMSKSLGNSLDPMDLVRDFGADATRFGIVSHMHSAQDVRFSVAKCDDARRFCNKLWQAVRFALQRFPELGADQPVLALPAKEALTLADRAVLDGLANVTARVTEALEIFDFSQAAESLYAFVWNTVCDVYIEIAKDKAESRAAVLGHVLRTSLQLLHPLMPFVTEELWQRLSHDREFIGRSAWPDDANAWRDADASAAMMRVLGFVETVLALRAIPKMPYRELSDIHVTEAEPSLAALLQEQHGVLERLARIGRLRFDSPPRSALTRRYGGANVFLPVDNAFVERERVALAKEIEKSETEIAAIERKLASSGFVAKAPPDVVDKERTRLDALRSARTNAAERLAAL; translated from the coding sequence GTGACGCGCACTTCAGAACCCATGCTCGAAAAGTACGATCCGCAGGCTATCGAGTCCGCGTGGTACCGACGCTGGGAAGAAGCGGGACTTTTCCACGTCGAGCCCGACACGAGCAAGCCGCCGTTCGTCATCGCCATGCCGCCGCCCAACGTCACCGGCCGAGCTCACATGGGCCACGGCTCGACGTACACCCCGATGGATATCCTGACGCGCTATCACACGATGCGCGGTTACAATGCCGTCTGGCTCCCGGGTCAAGACCATGCCGCGATCGCGACCCAGAACGTGCTCGAGCGCGAACTTGCGAAGCAAGGCATGACGCGCTTCGATCTCGGGCGCGAACGCTTCGTGGAGTATTTTTGGCGCTGGCGGGTCGAGTACGGCAACATCCTCTACCAACAGTTCCGCGCGCTGGGCTTCGGACCAGACTGGCAGCGCGATCGCTTCACGCTCGACGAAGGGTTGAGCCGCGCCGTCGTCCGGGTCTTCATCTCGCTGTACGAAGAGGGTTTGATCTACCGCGGAACGCGTCTGGTCAACTGGTGTCCGCGTTGCGGCTCGACGCTGTCAGACTCCGAAGTCGAGCATGAGGATCGGCCCGGAACGCTATACCGCGTGCGCTATGCCGGCGCCGACGGCGGCGACGGAATCGTGATCGCGACGACGCGGCCGGAAACCATCTTCGCCGACGTCGCGGTGGCGGTCCATCCGGACGACGACCGCTACAAGCACCTGATCGGCACAACCGTCACCCGGCCGCTCTCACCGGGTCCGATACCCGTGATCGCTGATCCGGCGGTCGAGCCCGGGTTTGGCACCGGCGCGCTCAAGATAACGCCGGCGCACGACCAGACCGACTACGAGATCGGCGAGCGGCATCGGTTAGGCTCGCCGTCTGTCATCGGCACGGACGGTAGACTTGCAGGTCCGGTCGAGCCGGAATTCGCCGGCATGGACCGCTTCGAAGCGCGCGAGCTCGCGGTCGAGCGTCTGCGCGAACGCGGCGTGCTGGTCGGGCTCGATCCGCACGAGACAAGCGTCGGTCTCTGTTACCGCTGCGACACACCGATCGAGCCGCTTCTTTCGCTGCAATGGTTCCTGCGCATGCAGTCGCTCGCCGCTGCCGCGCTTGAGGCGTCGCGCTCGGGCCGCGTCCGCTTTCCGCAGGAGCGATTCGGCCGGAGCTACATCGAATGGCTCGAGAAGATCCGTGACTGGAACATCTCGCGTCAGCTCTGGATAGGGCACCGCTTGCCTGTCTGGTACTGCTCGGAAGACCACGCCAACGTGGGCGAAACCGCGCCGCCGAAGTGCACGACGTGCGGCCGGCTCGAACTTCGACAGGACGATGACACGCTCGACACGTGGTTCTCAAGCGCGCTCTGGCCGTTCTCCATCCTGGGATGGCCGGACAAGACTAAAGAGTTGGCGGCATGGTACCCGACGCAAGTCCTCTTGACCGCGCGCGAGATCCTGTTCCTTTGGGTCGCGCGCATGGTGATGATGGGACTGCATTTTCTCGGGCGCGAGCCGTTCGCCACGGTGTTCGTGACGCCGCTGATCATGGACGAGCAGGGACGCAAGATGAGCAAGTCGCTGGGCAACTCGCTCGATCCCATGGATCTCGTGCGCGACTTCGGCGCCGATGCCACGCGCTTCGGCATCGTCTCGCACATGCATTCGGCTCAAGACGTCCGCTTTTCCGTCGCCAAATGCGACGATGCACGCCGTTTCTGCAATAAGCTCTGGCAGGCGGTCCGATTCGCACTGCAGCGGTTCCCCGAACTGGGGGCGGACCAGCCGGTCCTCGCGTTGCCGGCGAAAGAGGCGCTGACGCTGGCCGATCGCGCCGTGCTCGACGGCCTTGCGAACGTCACCGCCCGCGTCACCGAAGCGCTTGAGATCTTCGATTTTTCACAGGCCGCGGAGTCGCTCTACGCGTTTGTTTGGAACACCGTCTGCGATGTCTACATCGAAATCGCCAAAGACAAGGCAGAATCACGCGCCGCCGTGCTCGGGCACGTGCTGCGGACGTCGCTTCAGCTGCTCCATCCTTTGATGCCGTTCGTCACCGAGGAGCTCTGGCAGAGACTCAGCCACGACCGTGAATTCATCGGCCGCAGCGCGTGGCCCGACGACGCAAACGCTTGGCGCGACGCCGATGCGTCGGCCGCGATGATGCGCGTGCTCGGGTTCGTGGAGACCGTGCTCGCGCTTCGCGCGATTCCGAAGATGCCCTATCGCGAATTGAGCGACATCCATGTGACCGAGGCGGAGCCTTCACTGGCCGCCCTCTTGCAGGAGCAGCACGGCGTGCTCGAACGGCTCGCTCGTATCGGGCGGCTGCGTTTCGACTCGCCGCCGCGATCGGCGCTCACCCGGCGATATGGCGGCGCAAATGTCTTCTTGCCGGTTGATAATGCGTTCGTCGAACGCGAACGCGTTGCCTTAGCGAAGGAGATCGAGAAATCGGAGACTGAGATCGCCGCGATAGAACGCAAGCTCGCTTCGTCCGGCTTCGTCGCAAAGGCACCGCCTGACGTCGTCGACAAAGAGCGCACGCGGCTCGACGCGCTGCGAAGCGCGCGGACGAATGCCGCCGAGCGTCTCGCGGCTCTTTGA
- the pyrR gene encoding bifunctional pyr operon transcriptional regulator/uracil phosphoribosyltransferase PyrR, producing the protein METRTEAAMREKLVVLAAPAVQRTVERLTHQILEPNGASDRLVLVGIRRGGENLTRRIVAEIKKRTGITVAAGFLNINLYRDDAARPDLPDSDIHADVNGREVVLVDDVLFTGRTVRAALDALIDRGRPDAIRLCVMADRGIRDLPIQADYIGRFVPTSRAERIVVHLRPEPDESDRIVICERA; encoded by the coding sequence GTGGAAACGCGAACAGAAGCGGCGATGCGCGAGAAGCTCGTCGTTCTCGCGGCTCCTGCCGTTCAGCGCACGGTCGAGCGGCTCACGCATCAGATCCTAGAGCCCAACGGAGCGAGCGACCGGCTCGTGCTCGTCGGCATCCGGCGCGGCGGGGAGAATCTCACGCGACGGATCGTGGCCGAGATCAAAAAGCGGACGGGCATCACCGTCGCAGCCGGTTTTCTCAATATCAACCTCTATCGAGATGATGCCGCGCGCCCCGATCTCCCGGACAGCGACATACATGCCGACGTCAATGGCCGGGAGGTCGTCCTCGTCGACGACGTTCTCTTCACCGGGCGTACCGTGCGCGCTGCGCTCGACGCCCTGATCGACAGAGGGCGGCCCGATGCGATCCGGCTATGCGTCATGGCCGACCGCGGGATCCGCGACCTGCCGATCCAAGCCGACTACATCGGCCGCTTCGTTCCCACGTCGCGCGCCGAGCGAATCGTCGTGCACCTGAGGCCCGAACCCGACGAATCCGACCGCATCGTCATCTGCGAGCGCGCATGA
- a CDS encoding aspartate carbamoyltransferase catalytic subunit — translation MTRSRHLLDLDGADRSTIERFVARAAEFKRGVPSAARLLHGRIVIGMFFEASTRTALSFAAAAFRLGAHWLDFNTGASSLGKGESLEDTMRTVRAIGADAIVVRHSESGFPHSLAPHFGGSIINAGDGCHAHPTQGLLDALTLQQEFGTLDGRRLTISGDIKHSRVARSSGRAASLLGAQVTLCGPPSSLPPDRPAWGFAAAASDLDAELPHSDAIMLLRVQKERIDAAGSAPSSDLSGGFGLDAKRYALLPAHAIIMHPGPVNRGVEIAASLVTDARSRIERQVENGTFMRMAVLEACIGGQS, via the coding sequence ATGACCCGTAGCCGACACCTCCTCGATCTCGACGGTGCCGACCGTTCGACGATCGAGCGGTTCGTCGCGCGCGCGGCGGAATTCAAACGCGGCGTGCCAAGCGCTGCCCGTCTCCTTCACGGACGCATCGTGATCGGGATGTTCTTCGAAGCGAGCACGCGTACGGCGCTCTCTTTTGCGGCAGCCGCTTTTCGCCTCGGCGCGCACTGGCTCGATTTCAACACGGGAGCATCGTCGCTCGGCAAAGGCGAGTCGTTGGAAGATACCATGCGGACGGTGCGGGCGATCGGCGCGGATGCGATCGTCGTCCGGCATAGCGAGAGCGGTTTTCCGCACTCACTCGCACCCCATTTCGGCGGCTCGATCATCAACGCGGGCGATGGCTGTCACGCGCACCCGACGCAGGGTTTGCTCGATGCCCTGACGCTGCAGCAAGAATTCGGAACGCTGGACGGACGGCGGCTGACGATAAGCGGTGACATCAAGCACAGTCGAGTCGCACGGTCGTCAGGGCGCGCTGCTTCGCTGCTCGGGGCACAAGTGACGCTGTGCGGCCCGCCATCCTCATTGCCGCCGGACCGCCCGGCGTGGGGCTTCGCGGCGGCTGCGAGCGACCTCGACGCAGAGTTGCCGCATAGCGACGCGATCATGCTGCTGCGCGTGCAAAAAGAACGCATCGACGCTGCCGGTTCCGCACCATCATCGGATCTCTCCGGCGGCTTCGGCCTAGACGCCAAGCGCTATGCGCTGCTGCCGGCACACGCGATCATCATGCACCCCGGGCCCGTGAATCGCGGGGTCGAAATCGCTGCGTCGCTCGTGACCGATGCGCGAAGCCGCATCGAACGACAAGTGGAGAACGGCACGTTCATGCGGATGGCCGTGCTCGAAGCTTGCATCGGCGGCCAGTCGTGA
- a CDS encoding dihydroorotase, whose protein sequence is MKRSANRDFVGARVVDPTLDLDAVRTIVVRNGVIAALLDDAPAAADPEVERVDCAGMILCPGFIDPHVHLREPGDAHKETLASGLSAAAAGGFTAVAAMPNTRPAIDDAAAVRRVARDAAAAGRVRTYVIGAVTRGRNGTSIAELRSMADAGAVAFSDDGSSTASLKALYNAALSIADLSQPFLSHCEDSSFSDSLMHEGAISDLLGVAGSPSIAETAIAARDALVARATGKAWHLCHVSAAQTIDVVRWARDQGARLTAEVTPHHLLCTDDSLLGYDARMRVNPPLRTAADTAALRRAVADGIITIFASDHAPHAAAEKEPPLSHACAGFSGLETAVGATFHALPDVALATMVANFSTNVAALLGVPGGTLKVGAPADITGLYLDRPWTVEPERFKSLGRITPFAGKRFTVRPALAVVGGEIVA, encoded by the coding sequence GTGAAGCGCTCTGCCAACCGCGATTTCGTGGGAGCACGCGTCGTGGATCCGACACTCGACCTTGATGCCGTGCGGACGATCGTGGTGCGCAACGGGGTCATCGCCGCATTGCTCGACGACGCGCCGGCAGCAGCGGATCCCGAAGTCGAGCGGGTGGATTGTGCGGGTATGATCCTCTGCCCGGGCTTTATCGATCCCCACGTGCACTTGCGCGAGCCCGGCGATGCACACAAAGAGACGCTGGCGTCCGGCTTGTCGGCCGCGGCCGCCGGCGGATTCACTGCGGTCGCGGCCATGCCGAACACGCGGCCCGCGATCGATGACGCTGCTGCAGTGCGGCGCGTCGCGCGCGACGCGGCGGCCGCCGGCCGAGTGCGGACATACGTCATCGGCGCGGTCACGCGCGGCCGCAACGGAACGTCGATCGCAGAACTGCGTTCGATGGCGGATGCGGGCGCCGTCGCTTTCTCGGACGACGGTTCGAGCACGGCGTCGCTGAAAGCGCTGTACAATGCCGCCCTCTCGATCGCCGATCTGTCGCAGCCTTTTCTCTCCCACTGCGAAGACAGCTCGTTCAGCGACAGCCTCATGCACGAGGGCGCCATTTCGGATCTGCTCGGCGTGGCCGGATCGCCGTCGATCGCGGAGACGGCAATCGCCGCGCGCGACGCTCTCGTCGCGCGAGCCACGGGGAAAGCCTGGCACTTGTGCCACGTGAGCGCGGCGCAGACCATCGACGTCGTCCGCTGGGCGCGCGACCAAGGCGCGCGTCTCACTGCGGAAGTGACGCCGCATCATCTGCTCTGCACCGACGATTCGCTGCTCGGCTACGACGCACGTATGCGCGTCAACCCGCCGCTGCGCACGGCAGCCGACACGGCAGCGCTGCGCCGCGCCGTCGCCGACGGCATCATCACGATCTTCGCGTCGGACCATGCACCGCACGCGGCCGCAGAGAAGGAGCCGCCGCTCAGCCATGCCTGCGCCGGCTTCAGCGGGCTCGAAACGGCCGTCGGCGCAACGTTTCACGCATTGCCCGACGTCGCGCTCGCGACCATGGTAGCGAATTTTTCGACCAACGTCGCGGCGTTGCTCGGCGTGCCCGGGGGCACGCTCAAGGTGGGCGCTCCGGCTGACATCACCGGTCTCTATCTTGACAGGCCGTGGACGGTCGAACCGGAGCGCTTCAAGTCGCTCGGTCGGATCACGCCGTTCGCGGGGAAGAGATTCACCGTTCGGCCCGCGCTCGCAGTGGTCGGCGGGGAGATCGTAGCGTGA
- the carA gene encoding glutamine-hydrolyzing carbamoyl-phosphate synthase small subunit, with translation MSRPAMLILEDGARFDGTGIGPDGLAEGEAVFFTGMTGYEEALTDPSYNGQLLVFCYPLIGNYGIDPSVRQHHRIVASGAICKRITRHPSHWRSSSSLPDWLEESNVRAIEGIDTRALVTRLREEGTMRAILAVGEHAIAAAPAALDRYRAKALGTPELVRAVSPPQTAGRGAGPLRVALLNCGSKENIAALTAAEGVEVFDMPFTASLADVLALRPDGLLVSNGPGDPTELTGVVTTLRAAIERRDLPTFGICLGHQLIALALGARTYKMKYGHRGANQPVQDVRSGEVMITAQNHGYAVDASTLPPDVEETMVNLNDGSNEGLRHRTLPVESVQFHPEASPGPLDARAFFRRFVDVMRRG, from the coding sequence GTGAGCCGGCCGGCGATGCTGATTTTGGAAGACGGCGCGCGCTTCGACGGCACCGGTATCGGTCCCGACGGCTTGGCTGAGGGCGAAGCGGTGTTTTTCACCGGCATGACCGGCTACGAAGAAGCACTCACCGATCCGTCGTACAACGGCCAGCTGCTCGTGTTCTGCTATCCGCTCATCGGCAACTACGGCATCGATCCGTCCGTGCGCCAGCATCATCGCATCGTGGCGTCAGGTGCGATCTGCAAGCGCATCACGCGACATCCCAGTCACTGGCGCAGTTCCAGCTCGCTGCCGGACTGGCTTGAAGAATCAAATGTGCGCGCGATCGAAGGCATCGATACGCGCGCGCTCGTGACGCGGCTTCGAGAAGAAGGCACGATGCGCGCGATACTCGCCGTCGGGGAACACGCGATCGCGGCGGCGCCGGCGGCGCTCGACCGCTACCGCGCCAAAGCGCTTGGCACGCCCGAACTCGTGCGCGCGGTGTCGCCCCCGCAGACCGCGGGGCGCGGTGCGGGTCCGTTGCGGGTCGCGCTCTTGAACTGCGGATCCAAAGAGAACATCGCGGCCCTCACGGCAGCCGAAGGCGTCGAGGTGTTCGACATGCCGTTCACCGCGTCACTCGCGGACGTGCTCGCGCTTCGGCCCGACGGATTGCTCGTCAGCAACGGGCCGGGCGATCCAACCGAATTGACCGGCGTCGTCACAACGCTGCGCGCGGCGATCGAGCGTCGTGATCTGCCGACGTTCGGCATCTGCCTCGGTCATCAGCTCATCGCCCTTGCGCTCGGTGCGCGCACCTACAAGATGAAGTACGGTCACCGCGGCGCCAATCAGCCGGTGCAAGACGTGCGCAGCGGTGAGGTCATGATCACTGCGCAGAACCACGGCTATGCGGTTGACGCAAGCACGCTGCCGCCCGACGTCGAAGAGACGATGGTCAATCTCAACGACGGATCGAACGAAGGCCTCCGGCACCGCACGCTTCCCGTGGAATCGGTGCAGTTCCATCCCGAAGCATCGCCTGGACCGCTCGACGCGCGAGCCTTTTTCCGGCGATTCGTCGACGTCATGCGCCGTGGCTGA
- the carB gene encoding carbamoyl-phosphate synthase large subunit, which translates to MERPADFPACVLVIGSGPIVIGQAAEFDYAGVQACRALREEGCRVVLVNSNPATIMTDPETADAVYLEPLTPAYVEAIIARERPDAMLATLGGQTGLNLAIALAERGVLERHGVRLLGTPLRTIRLAEDRHLFKQAMQSIGEPVPASVVVTRVEQGVRFADEVGYPLIIRPAFTLGGTGGGIAYDREQLVALLASGMNASIIHQVLLETSLLGWKEVEYEVLRDGADNCVIVCNMENLDPVGVHTGDSIVIAPSQTLSDRDYHRLRTAAINIIRHLEVEGGCNIQFALDPASDAYQIIEVNPRVSRSSALASKATGYPIAKIAAKIALGKRLSDIANPVTGVTKAAFEPTLDYCVVKIPRWPFDKFPLGDARLSSQMKSTGEVMAIGRTLSQALLKAVRGADTGRDALTGWTFSRWSDDELDDVLRAPTHERLFVVAEALRRGRSVENVARLSTIDPFWLWEIAEIVEMEERLRAHASDDAIVAAKTKGFAETTIARLSGTPRETVRELCADRAADVFKMVDTAGAEFPARSPYYYASVGEEDELRMPSGRTVVVVGSGPIRIGQGIEFDYSCVHAAQALHDAGVASVMVNNNPETVSTDFDVSDILVFEPPCVDEVERAVRATNAEGVLLGFGGQTPINLARELAARGVRSLGSDQRVLDKAEDRKKFDTVLQRLGVSRPAGRTALSFRKAREIARELGFPVIVRPSYVLGGRAMEIVYNEAQLASYAASAPPILPHAPLLVDKYLAGTEVETDAVYDGTSIIIPGIFEHVERAGIHSGDSMAVYPTQSIGAGMESRIAAVTEALCAELGIRGLINVQYIIRDGELFVIEANPRASRTVPIIAKLTGVPLVAAAARVALGERLADMGLPLGLLPRPDFVAVKVPVFSFAKLRQVETMLGPEMKSTGEVLGIDDSFAGALLRGLIGAGIPPPPPGGRILLSVSDAEKHAAASIAEAFIELGYEMFATPGTWQLLFNRSIPATRVNKIPEGSPHVVDLIMANGVDLVINDAAASSTAQSDGYRIRRAAVEVGIACLTSLDTVRALLLALEARSDSSPSVRPLNDFVRPLAYVR; encoded by the coding sequence ATGGAGCGCCCCGCAGACTTCCCCGCCTGCGTACTCGTCATCGGATCCGGTCCGATCGTGATCGGACAGGCCGCGGAGTTCGACTATGCAGGCGTACAAGCGTGCCGAGCCCTGCGCGAGGAAGGCTGTCGCGTCGTGCTCGTCAATTCGAATCCGGCGACGATCATGACCGATCCGGAAACCGCTGACGCGGTCTACCTCGAGCCGTTGACGCCCGCGTACGTCGAAGCGATCATCGCGCGCGAGCGCCCGGACGCGATGCTCGCGACGCTCGGCGGTCAGACCGGGTTGAATCTTGCGATCGCGCTTGCCGAGCGTGGCGTGCTGGAACGCCACGGCGTGCGGCTGCTGGGCACACCGCTCCGAACCATCCGTCTGGCCGAAGACCGGCACCTCTTCAAACAAGCGATGCAGTCGATCGGGGAGCCGGTTCCCGCATCGGTCGTCGTGACGCGCGTGGAACAGGGCGTCCGGTTTGCCGACGAAGTCGGATATCCGCTGATCATTCGGCCGGCGTTCACGCTCGGCGGCACCGGCGGAGGCATCGCGTACGATCGCGAGCAGCTCGTCGCGCTGCTCGCGTCGGGCATGAACGCGAGCATCATCCACCAAGTGCTGCTTGAGACGTCGCTGCTGGGCTGGAAAGAAGTCGAATACGAAGTGCTGCGCGACGGCGCCGATAACTGCGTCATCGTCTGCAACATGGAAAATCTGGACCCGGTCGGCGTCCATACGGGTGACTCGATCGTGATCGCGCCGTCGCAGACGCTCAGCGATCGCGATTATCATCGCCTGCGCACGGCCGCGATCAACATCATCCGTCATCTCGAAGTCGAAGGCGGCTGCAATATCCAGTTCGCGCTGGATCCGGCGTCGGACGCGTACCAGATCATCGAAGTCAACCCGCGCGTATCCCGGTCCTCGGCGCTTGCAAGCAAAGCGACCGGCTACCCGATCGCAAAGATCGCTGCGAAGATCGCGCTCGGCAAGCGTCTCTCGGATATCGCCAATCCGGTGACGGGCGTGACGAAGGCCGCATTCGAACCGACGCTTGACTACTGCGTGGTCAAGATACCGCGTTGGCCGTTCGACAAATTCCCCCTCGGCGATGCGCGGCTCTCCAGCCAGATGAAATCCACCGGCGAGGTGATGGCCATCGGCCGCACGCTCTCCCAAGCGCTGCTCAAGGCGGTGCGCGGAGCGGACACAGGGCGCGATGCGCTTACCGGCTGGACGTTCTCGCGCTGGAGCGACGACGAGCTCGACGATGTCCTGAGGGCGCCGACCCACGAGCGGCTCTTCGTCGTCGCGGAAGCGCTGCGGCGCGGGCGCAGCGTCGAAAACGTCGCGCGGCTCAGCACCATCGATCCGTTCTGGCTGTGGGAGATCGCGGAAATCGTCGAGATGGAAGAGCGCCTCCGCGCGCACGCTTCGGACGACGCGATCGTGGCCGCGAAGACGAAAGGCTTCGCGGAGACGACGATCGCGAGATTGTCGGGAACGCCGCGCGAGACGGTGCGAGAACTGTGCGCCGACCGCGCCGCCGACGTGTTCAAGATGGTGGATACGGCCGGTGCCGAGTTTCCCGCGCGCTCGCCGTACTATTACGCGAGCGTCGGTGAAGAAGACGAGCTGCGGATGCCGAGCGGACGGACAGTGGTCGTCGTCGGCAGCGGTCCGATCCGCATCGGGCAGGGCATCGAATTCGACTATTCGTGCGTTCACGCAGCCCAGGCGCTGCACGATGCGGGCGTCGCATCCGTCATGGTCAACAACAATCCGGAAACCGTCAGCACCGATTTTGACGTCTCCGATATCCTCGTCTTCGAACCGCCGTGCGTCGACGAGGTGGAGCGTGCGGTCCGCGCAACAAATGCAGAAGGCGTGCTGCTCGGCTTCGGCGGCCAGACACCGATCAATCTTGCCCGCGAGCTTGCCGCCCGCGGTGTCCGTTCGCTCGGCTCCGATCAACGCGTGCTCGACAAGGCAGAGGATCGCAAGAAATTCGATACCGTTCTCCAACGGCTTGGCGTTTCACGGCCGGCAGGCAGGACGGCGCTCTCGTTCCGGAAAGCGCGCGAGATCGCTCGCGAACTGGGTTTCCCGGTCATCGTGCGGCCGTCGTACGTCCTGGGCGGACGCGCGATGGAGATCGTGTACAACGAGGCGCAGCTCGCGTCGTATGCAGCAAGCGCGCCGCCGATCTTGCCGCATGCGCCGCTGCTCGTGGACAAATATCTTGCGGGTACTGAAGTCGAGACCGACGCCGTCTACGACGGCACATCGATCATCATTCCCGGGATCTTCGAACACGTCGAGCGCGCCGGCATCCATTCGGGCGATTCGATGGCGGTGTATCCTACGCAGAGCATCGGAGCGGGGATGGAGTCGCGCATCGCCGCGGTCACCGAGGCGCTCTGTGCCGAGCTCGGCATACGCGGTCTGATCAACGTCCAGTACATCATCCGCGACGGCGAGCTCTTCGTCATCGAAGCCAATCCGCGCGCGAGCCGGACGGTGCCGATCATCGCGAAGCTCACCGGCGTGCCGCTCGTGGCGGCAGCTGCGCGTGTCGCACTGGGAGAGCGTCTTGCCGACATGGGTCTGCCTCTCGGGCTGCTCCCGCGTCCGGATTTCGTCGCCGTGAAAGTCCCGGTGTTCTCGTTCGCCAAGCTGCGCCAAGTCGAGACGATGCTCGGGCCGGAGATGAAATCGACCGGCGAGGTGCTCGGCATCGACGACTCGTTCGCCGGTGCGTTGCTGCGCGGGCTCATCGGAGCGGGGATCCCGCCTCCGCCGCCGGGCGGCCGGATCTTGCTCTCGGTCTCCGACGCCGAGAAACATGCGGCTGCGTCCATCGCCGAAGCGTTCATCGAACTCGGCTACGAGATGTTCGCCACGCCGGGGACTTGGCAGCTGCTCTTCAATCGCAGCATACCTGCGACGCGGGTGAACAAGATCCCGGAGGGCTCGCCGCACGTCGTCGACCTCATCATGGCGAACGGGGTGGATCTCGTCATCAACGACGCCGCAGCGTCGTCGACGGCGCAGAGCGATGGATATCGGATCCGTCGAGCGGCCGTCGAGGTCGGCATCGCCTGCCTCACCTCGCTCGACACGGTGCGCGCACTGCTGCTCGCGCTCGAAGCGCGCAGCGATTCAAGCCCGTCGGTCCGGCCGCTCAACGATTTCGTCCGGCCATTGGCGTACGTGCGCTGA